A portion of the Armatimonadota bacterium genome contains these proteins:
- a CDS encoding FKBP-type peptidyl-prolyl cis-trans isomerase encodes MIRFLARPVGLAFVMLGLVSGAFGQAVGGLQKLEIIDQTVGKGRPAEDGDTLYVTYVGKLLNGTIFDRNDAMAATPLAVVLGAGKVIKGWDVGLKGMKVGGKRTLKVPSALGYGAQANEKIPANSDLFFEITLLDIVKVGEDVVYDANDVKVGTGRAAQAKDVVTVHYEGRLVNKKLIDSSYKRGKTVTFTLGIGDAISGIDEGLKGMKVGGKRILRLPPRLCQGSAGTQFLPPNQVIIYTVEMIKIVPGKKG; translated from the coding sequence ATGATTCGATTCCTTGCGAGGCCCGTTGGGCTTGCTTTTGTGATGCTCGGATTGGTATCCGGCGCTTTTGGCCAGGCGGTCGGAGGGCTGCAAAAGCTGGAGATCATCGACCAGACCGTTGGAAAAGGCAGGCCTGCTGAGGACGGCGACACTCTTTATGTGACCTACGTCGGCAAGCTGCTGAACGGCACGATCTTTGACCGGAACGACGCGATGGCCGCCACCCCGCTCGCCGTTGTGCTGGGCGCGGGAAAGGTCATCAAAGGTTGGGATGTCGGCCTCAAGGGGATGAAGGTCGGCGGCAAGCGCACGCTGAAGGTGCCGTCGGCGCTGGGATATGGCGCTCAGGCGAACGAGAAGATTCCCGCGAATAGCGACCTCTTCTTTGAGATCACGCTTCTCGACATCGTGAAGGTGGGCGAGGACGTCGTCTACGACGCGAACGACGTCAAAGTGGGCACGGGCCGCGCCGCTCAGGCCAAGGACGTGGTGACGGTCCATTACGAGGGCCGCCTGGTCAACAAGAAGCTGATTGACTCCTCCTACAAACGCGGAAAGACGGTGACCTTTACTTTGGGCATTGGCGACGCCATCTCGGGCATCGACGAGGGCCTCAAGGGGATGAAGGTCGGCGGCAAGCGTATCTTGCGCCTTCCACCCCGCCTGTGCCAAGGCTCGGCTGGGACTCAATTCCTACCGCCGAACCAAGTGATCATTTACACCGTTGAGATGATCAAGATCGTCCCTGGCAAGAAGGGATGA
- the smpB gene encoding SsrA-binding protein SmpB, producing MGKKSQTKEEPRTPRTIENRRARHDYDFLETHEAGIVLEGAEVKSLWLGRVNLTDAFCKIEGDELWIVSLDIEPYEHATRFQPERRRTRKLLMHRKEIDLLHRKVREKGLTLLPSRLYFKNGRVKVQVALARGRREYDKRQQIAEKEKRLEIERMRSERR from the coding sequence ATGGGAAAGAAGAGCCAAACCAAAGAGGAGCCACGAACGCCCCGGACCATCGAGAACCGGAGGGCGCGGCACGACTACGACTTCCTGGAGACCCACGAAGCCGGAATCGTGCTCGAAGGGGCGGAGGTCAAGAGCCTCTGGCTTGGCAGGGTGAACCTGACGGACGCTTTCTGCAAGATCGAGGGCGACGAGCTCTGGATCGTGTCGCTCGACATCGAGCCCTATGAGCATGCAACCCGATTCCAGCCGGAGCGGCGGAGAACGCGCAAGCTCCTCATGCACCGAAAGGAAATCGACCTGCTGCACCGCAAGGTGCGCGAGAAGGGGCTGACGTTGCTGCCTTCGCGGCTTTACTTCAAGAACGGCAGGGTCAAGGTTCAGGTGGCGCTCGCGAGGGGGCGCAGGGAGTATGACAAGCGCCAGCAGATCGCCGAAAAGGAGAAGCGGCTGGAAATCGAGCGGATGCGCTCTGAGCGGCGCTGA
- a CDS encoding diaminopimelate epimerase, which produces MPFTKMHGIGNDFVMVDAIRHPIDDASLPELSRKICDRRFGVGSDGLILARKGASAPFEMRMFNPDGSESEMCGNGIRCFSQFLKKQGLWDADRVDVETGAGTLTLETMPDGQVRVDMGPARLSRAEIPVLGDPSSSYIAVPTVVQSLCMEGTAVSMGNPHLVFFVEDVAAVPLETWGPLYERHPDFPNRTNVHFVQVVCSTHLIQRTWERGAGITLACGTGACACAVAGFLNGLTERSVTYLESGHVLMTGPAETVFVGSWG; this is translated from the coding sequence ATACCGTTCACCAAAATGCACGGGATCGGAAACGATTTCGTGATGGTCGACGCGATTCGCCATCCGATTGACGACGCGTCCCTCCCCGAGCTGTCTCGCAAGATCTGCGATCGGAGGTTCGGGGTGGGTTCGGACGGACTCATCCTGGCCCGCAAGGGCGCCTCGGCGCCTTTTGAGATGCGGATGTTCAACCCTGACGGCTCCGAGAGCGAGATGTGCGGCAACGGAATCCGCTGCTTCTCGCAGTTCCTGAAGAAACAGGGCCTCTGGGACGCGGACCGGGTGGACGTCGAAACAGGCGCGGGCACGCTCACGCTCGAAACGATGCCGGACGGCCAGGTTCGGGTGGACATGGGCCCCGCCAGGCTCTCGCGCGCCGAAATCCCGGTCTTGGGCGACCCGTCCTCATCCTACATCGCCGTCCCAACGGTCGTTCAAAGCCTTTGCATGGAGGGGACGGCTGTCTCCATGGGCAATCCCCATCTGGTCTTCTTCGTCGAAGACGTTGCCGCAGTCCCACTGGAAACCTGGGGGCCCCTCTATGAGCGCCACCCGGACTTCCCCAACCGCACCAACGTTCACTTCGTCCAGGTCGTATGCTCAACGCACCTGATCCAACGCACCTGGGAGCGAGGCGCGGGGATCACCCTCGCCTGCGGCACGGGCGCTTGCGCCTGCGCCGTCGCTGGGTTCCTGAACGGGCTCACGGAAAGGTCCGTGACTTATCTGGAATCAGGGCATGTCCTCATGACAGGACCCGCCGAGACCGTCTTTGTAGGAAGCTGGGGCTAG
- a CDS encoding PilZ domain-containing protein, protein MQFPNSALERAAITVVVNLEGAPRSLRATYASSEPFTVETENTWARSLAPETKLLFVVQSGTEIIKGTGRVIDNVESGQRWRIAVENVLWESVDRRRHSRKAVHLPVEYRVVEEDPSGTRLERGSAMTMDLSVSGACLKAEKLPNDGFLVDVSLSLNGFDATRALGVVVWVRPIAGEFGIEFLDYFADAKKVLGEFVEAAA, encoded by the coding sequence ATGCAATTCCCGAATTCAGCCCTTGAGCGTGCCGCGATCACCGTAGTCGTCAACCTGGAGGGCGCACCACGCAGCCTGAGGGCCACCTATGCGTCGTCAGAGCCTTTCACCGTCGAAACCGAAAACACCTGGGCCAGGTCGCTCGCGCCTGAGACGAAATTGCTCTTTGTGGTGCAGTCGGGAACCGAGATCATCAAGGGCACGGGGCGCGTGATCGACAACGTCGAATCCGGACAGCGGTGGCGAATCGCCGTCGAGAACGTCCTCTGGGAGTCTGTGGATCGCCGGAGGCATTCGCGAAAGGCCGTTCACCTTCCCGTCGAGTACCGTGTGGTGGAGGAGGATCCTTCAGGCACGCGCTTGGAGCGGGGGTCCGCGATGACGATGGATCTGAGCGTCAGCGGCGCCTGCCTAAAAGCCGAAAAGCTGCCCAACGACGGTTTTCTGGTCGATGTCAGCCTTTCGCTGAACGGCTTTGATGCGACCCGCGCGCTAGGCGTCGTGGTCTGGGTCCGGCCGATCGCAGGCGAGTTTGGGATAGAGTTCCTCGACTACTTCGCGGACGCGAAGAAAGTTCTGGGTGAGTTCGTCGAAGCGGCAGCGTAG
- the hfq gene encoding RNA chaperone Hfq — translation MAKSINLQDMFLNQVRKEGIGVTFYLTNSVQLRGHVRGFDAFTVLLDSPGKPTQLVYKHAVASIVPSKQISTYRPHGDEGGAPAPEEE, via the coding sequence ATGGCGAAGTCTATTAATCTCCAGGACATGTTTCTAAACCAGGTGCGTAAAGAGGGCATCGGGGTCACCTTTTATCTCACGAACAGCGTGCAGCTCAGAGGCCACGTGCGCGGTTTCGACGCCTTTACGGTTCTTTTGGACTCCCCGGGCAAGCCCACGCAGCTCGTCTATAAGCATGCCGTTGCCAGCATCGTCCCATCGAAGCAGATTTCCACTTACCGGCCGCACGGCGATGAAGGCGGCGCGCCGGCACCTGAAGAAGAGTGA
- the miaA gene encoding tRNA (adenosine(37)-N6)-dimethylallyltransferase MiaA: MSLPPPDRPRLVAVLGPTAAGKTELAERLADRLQAQLISADAFQVYRGFDVGTAKPLNTERYELIDILDPAEPFGVGDFVQRAVSLLEPLYARGRNVVLVGGTAYYVRALLEEYGELHGQPDPELRARLRSRLESEGLEALAQELRQWSPEAAAKADLQNPARVTRALEKLFDSTPPIRFTLPPFQIQKVGLDPDVDLLRKRIVARAERMMQNGWVAEAERLRKQGVSRSDPAMRAIGYAALWRHCDGELSLGETVELVVNETAQYAKRQRTWLRKEPKVERYAGFGNTEEAFGFALERLN, from the coding sequence GTGAGTCTTCCCCCTCCAGATCGGCCCCGATTGGTGGCCGTCCTCGGCCCGACGGCAGCCGGCAAGACGGAGCTCGCTGAGCGCCTCGCCGATAGGCTCCAAGCCCAACTCATCAGCGCCGATGCGTTTCAGGTCTATCGCGGCTTCGACGTTGGGACGGCAAAACCCTTGAACACCGAGCGTTACGAGCTGATCGACATCCTGGATCCCGCCGAGCCGTTTGGAGTGGGCGACTTTGTCCAAAGGGCCGTCAGCCTCCTCGAACCGCTCTATGCCCGGGGCCGAAACGTCGTCCTTGTGGGCGGAACTGCTTACTACGTCCGCGCGCTGCTGGAAGAGTACGGCGAGCTCCACGGCCAGCCCGATCCCGAACTCCGCGCCCGACTTCGCTCGCGCCTCGAATCGGAGGGCCTGGAGGCGCTCGCGCAGGAGCTTCGGCAATGGAGTCCTGAAGCTGCGGCCAAAGCGGACCTTCAGAATCCAGCCCGCGTAACCCGGGCGCTCGAAAAGCTGTTCGACTCAACCCCCCCGATTAGGTTCACTTTGCCGCCTTTTCAGATTCAAAAGGTAGGCCTCGATCCAGATGTGGACCTATTGCGGAAAAGGATTGTTGCACGAGCGGAAAGAATGATGCAAAATGGATGGGTTGCCGAGGCAGAGCGCCTGCGCAAGCAGGGGGTCAGCCGAAGCGATCCGGCGATGCGGGCTATCGGCTATGCCGCCCTATGGCGTCATTGCGATGGCGAGCTTTCGCTCGGTGAAACGGTCGAACTCGTCGTAAACGAGACGGCGCAGTATGCGAAGCGTCAGAGAACGTGGCTGCGAAAAGAACCGAAAGTCGAGCGATATGCGGGATTCGGGAATACCGAAGAGGCCTTTGGGTTTGCTTTGGAACGATTGAATTGA